A window of the Microplitis mediator isolate UGA2020A chromosome 5, iyMicMedi2.1, whole genome shotgun sequence genome harbors these coding sequences:
- the LOC130667565 gene encoding transcription termination factor 2-like isoform X1, with translation MAYRAGSQDLASSEDDSDNDWDKSPKSKKRRMSKVLEDAAVANDDDMDDASDDDEELNNSNRMTPSIEKAIQRSISKLSQENLDLDADEKKSSQSDHNYCVSKSPVLFEDDDDFVGGRDEGEAIDGDHSENLNDSARSDKSSHADQEAEAIDVDNFDESSSEGSVVNDSRIEDVQTTHYKIAEEAPSLADQMAKYNLKVLKVMVVRNDGKVIIPEENGTENEPEENVSDKLSQDAVKNHTLKKFRLIERRASDVSNKSSGNSVTGSPREVEINCQELSNSKEKKSSQTSYRELNNNDLELKSDDKILIVDTDDPNTKIICREINNNSQELGTDRSFTAVASDLVEVEMKNETPGAEGEEESKNILEIMKKDEEAVEVPDVKDIKPKINIKPTTDHSTRDLGKKALETFKEQQSLTVERLHDLHGSLISRPTETTRAQDPAGLSTPLMPHQQHALAWLLWREQQKPPGGVLADEMGLGKTLTMISLVLKTLPEFRKKDEGRGKNYRRYKLLKYSGGTLVVCPASLVSQWGQEIKKHCKKNQLVFESYHGPNREMNIKRLSKNDIVITTYNLLSRECNNTGISNLLYKIQWERVILDEAHVVRNHKSQMCDAVCRLTADRRWAITGTPIHNKQMDLYAILKFLQCSPFDDLRIWKRWVDNKDDAGHQRLTTVMKTLMLRRTKQELMIKGEMQPLTTKISNTIRVPLDPDERLVYEKVLMYSRTLFAQFLHQRSEKHHMFEMGARYDHRCPTTSPYIAGFNKAQQQLLAQHADVQSHDILVLLLRLRQICCHPSLIHAMLDKNDLDPQALVDGAINFQLLNQINNVNLRDDAGNDPDDDDEEESGVSDRVIENLLTKDNPVFDLERQSAKLRSIIAVTKQILIKKEKVIIVSQWVGYLQIIANNLNSIDGAAYKLFIGSTSIKNRQKIIDAFNSPDEDPQILLLSLNAGGVGLNLMGGNHLMLIDIHWNPQLELQAQDRIHRFGQKKNVFIYKFICSDTIEERIESLQQKKLKISGEILSGSGKVSTKLTIDDLRSLFNI, from the exons ATGGCTTACCGTGCGGGTAGCCAAGATTTAGCTTCGAGTGAAGATGATTCTGATAACGATTGGGACAAAAGTCCTAAAAGCAAGAAGAGACGTATGAGTAAAGTGTTGGAAGATGCTGCTGTCGCTAATGATGATGACAT gGATGATGCTTCGGACGATGATGAAGAGCTAAATAATAGCAATCGTATGACACCCAGCATTGAAAAGGCGATCCAGCGAAGTATATCTAAACTTAGTCAAGAAAATTTGGACCTAGATGCTGATGAAAAAAAGTCATCACAAAGTGACCATAATTATTGTGTTTCAAAAAGTCCAGTTTTGTTTGAAGATGATGAtg atttcgTTGGCGGACGTGATGAAGGTGAAGCAATTGATGGAGATcattcagaaaatttaaatgattcagCTCGTTCAGATAAATCTAGTCATGCTGACCAGGAAGCAGAAGCAATCgatgttgataattttgacgAAAGTAGTTCAGAAGGATCAGTGGTTAATGACTCAAGGATAGAAGATGTTCAGACAACGCATTATAAGATTGCTGAAGAAGCTCCGTCTCTAGCTGATCAGATGGCcaagtataatttaaaagtactcAAAGTTATG gttgTTCGCAATGATGGGAAAGTTATTATTCCTGAGGAAAATGGTACTGAGAATGAACCGGAAGAGAATGTCAGTGATAAGTTGTCTCAAGATGCTGTAAAAAATCAtactttgaaaaagtttagACTGATAGAACGAAGAGCTTCTGATGTGTCAAATAAATCATCAGGAAATTCTGTGACAGGATCACCCAGAGAAGTAGAAATAAATTGCCAGGAATTATCAaatagtaaagaaaaaaaaagtagtcagactagttatagagaattaaataataatgatctaGAATTAAAGAGTGATGATAAAATACTGATAGTTGATACTGATGATCCAAacactaaaattatttgtagagaaataaataataacagtcAAGAATTAGGTACTGATAGATCATTTACTGCTGTAGCGAGTGATTTAGTAGAAgtagaaatgaaaaatgaaacaCCAGGAGCTGAAGGTGAAGAAGAGAGTAAAAATATCTTGGAAATAATGAAGAAAGATGAAGAAGCAGTAGAAGTTCCAGATGTTAAGGACATCAAACCCAAGATTAATATCAAACCAACGACCGATCATTCAACTAGGGATTTAGGAAAAAAAGCTCTAGAGACGTTCAAAGAACAGCAATCGCTTACTGTTGAACGTTTGCACGATCTCCATGGGTCACTGATCTCTCGTCCTACTGAGACTACCCGAGCACAGGATCCAGCAGGTCTGAGTACTCCTCTTATGCCCCACCAACAACATGCTCTGGCATGGCTTCTATGGAGAGAGCAGCAGAAACCTCCTGGAGGCGTTTTAGCTGATGAAATGGGACTCGGAAAAACTCTGACAATGATATCGCTGGTGCTGAAAACGCTGCCGGAGTTTAGGAAAAAAGACGAAGGCAGAGGCAAAAACTACCGGAGATATAAATTGCTCAAGTATTCTGGAGGTACTCTGGTAGTTTGTCCGGCTTCATTAGTCTCGCAGTGGGGCCAGgagataaaaaaacattgCAAAAAGAATCAGCTTGTATTTGAATCTTACCATGGGCCAAATCGCGAGATGAATATCAAaagattatcaaaaaatgacatCGTCATAACGACGTATAATTTATTGAGCCGTGAATGCAATAACACAGGGATCAGTAATTTGCTGTACAAAATTCAGTGGGAACGAGTGATACTTGATGAAGCTCACGTTGTTCGTAACCACAAGAGCCAAATGTGCGACGCAGTTTGTCGTTTGACAGCAGACAGACGTTGGGCCATCACTGGAACTCCGATTCacaataaacaaatggatCTCTACGCTATTTTGAAGTTCTTACAGTGCTCGCCATTTGATGACCTTAGAATTTGGAAACGTTGGGTCGACAACAAAGATGACGCAGGCCATCAACGACTCACTACTGTAATGAAGACTCTGATGCTACGACGTACCAAGCAAGAGCTGATGATCAAAGGAGAAATGCAACCTTTGactacaaaaatttcaaacacaatCCGTGTTCCTTTAGATCCTGACGAGCGATTAGTTTATGAGAAAGTTTTGATGTACTCGCGGACACTTTTCGCTCAATTCCTGCATCAACGCTCTGAGAAACACCACATGTTTGAAATGGGCGCTAGATACGATCATCGGTGTCCAACTACTTCTCCTTACATCGCGGGATTCAATAAAGCGCAGCAGCAGTTGCTGGCCCAACATGCCGATGTTCAGTCTCATGACATCCTGGTGTTGCTGCTGAGACTCAGACAGATTTGTTGTCATCCATCTCTGATTCACGCTATGCtggataaaaatgatttagacCCACAAGCTCTTGTTGACGGTGCAATTAACTTCCAATTGTTAAACCAAATAAATAACGTCAATTTGAGAGACGATGCTGGTAATGATCCTGATGACGACGACGAAGAAGAAAGTGGTGTCAGTGACAgagtaattgaaaatttattgaccaAAGACAATCCTGTATTTGATCTCGAGCGGCAGAGTGCTAAATTGCGGTCTATCATCGCAGTCACTAAacagatattaattaaaaaagaaaaagttataatCGTATCTCAGTGGGTGGGATACTTGCAAATTATAGCaaacaatttgaattcaattgaCGGCGCTgcgtataaattatttatcggcAGTACTTCGATTAAAAACCGCCAGAAAATAATCGACGCGTTTAACAGCCCCGACGAGGACCCGCAGATTCTTCTCCTGTCATTGAATGCCGGTGGGGTGGGACTCAATCTTATGGGAGGAAATCATCTGATGCTGATTGACATTCATTGGAATCCTCAGCTCGAGTTGCAGGCTCAGGACCGCATTCATCGGTTTggtcagaaaaaaaatgtctttatcTACAAGTTTATCTGCAGTGACACAATCGAAGAACGCATTGAGAGTCTCCAgcagaaaaaattgaaaatttcaggaGAAATTTTAAGCGGCAGCGGCAAGGTCAGCACCAAACTGACCATTGATGATCTGCGATCGctttttaatatataa
- the LOC130667565 gene encoding transcription termination factor 2-like isoform X2 yields the protein MAYRAGSQDLASSEDDSDNDWDKSPKSKKRRMSKVLEDAAVANDDDMDDASDDDEELNNSNRMTPSIEKAIQRSISKLSQENLDLDADEKKSSQSDHNYCVSKSPVLFEDDDDFVGGRDEGEAIDGDHSENLNDSARSDKSSHADQEAEAIDVDNFDESSSEGSVVNDSRIEDVQTTHYKIAEEAPSLADQMAKYNLKVVRNDGKVIIPEENGTENEPEENVSDKLSQDAVKNHTLKKFRLIERRASDVSNKSSGNSVTGSPREVEINCQELSNSKEKKSSQTSYRELNNNDLELKSDDKILIVDTDDPNTKIICREINNNSQELGTDRSFTAVASDLVEVEMKNETPGAEGEEESKNILEIMKKDEEAVEVPDVKDIKPKINIKPTTDHSTRDLGKKALETFKEQQSLTVERLHDLHGSLISRPTETTRAQDPAGLSTPLMPHQQHALAWLLWREQQKPPGGVLADEMGLGKTLTMISLVLKTLPEFRKKDEGRGKNYRRYKLLKYSGGTLVVCPASLVSQWGQEIKKHCKKNQLVFESYHGPNREMNIKRLSKNDIVITTYNLLSRECNNTGISNLLYKIQWERVILDEAHVVRNHKSQMCDAVCRLTADRRWAITGTPIHNKQMDLYAILKFLQCSPFDDLRIWKRWVDNKDDAGHQRLTTVMKTLMLRRTKQELMIKGEMQPLTTKISNTIRVPLDPDERLVYEKVLMYSRTLFAQFLHQRSEKHHMFEMGARYDHRCPTTSPYIAGFNKAQQQLLAQHADVQSHDILVLLLRLRQICCHPSLIHAMLDKNDLDPQALVDGAINFQLLNQINNVNLRDDAGNDPDDDDEEESGVSDRVIENLLTKDNPVFDLERQSAKLRSIIAVTKQILIKKEKVIIVSQWVGYLQIIANNLNSIDGAAYKLFIGSTSIKNRQKIIDAFNSPDEDPQILLLSLNAGGVGLNLMGGNHLMLIDIHWNPQLELQAQDRIHRFGQKKNVFIYKFICSDTIEERIESLQQKKLKISGEILSGSGKVSTKLTIDDLRSLFNI from the exons ATGGCTTACCGTGCGGGTAGCCAAGATTTAGCTTCGAGTGAAGATGATTCTGATAACGATTGGGACAAAAGTCCTAAAAGCAAGAAGAGACGTATGAGTAAAGTGTTGGAAGATGCTGCTGTCGCTAATGATGATGACAT gGATGATGCTTCGGACGATGATGAAGAGCTAAATAATAGCAATCGTATGACACCCAGCATTGAAAAGGCGATCCAGCGAAGTATATCTAAACTTAGTCAAGAAAATTTGGACCTAGATGCTGATGAAAAAAAGTCATCACAAAGTGACCATAATTATTGTGTTTCAAAAAGTCCAGTTTTGTTTGAAGATGATGAtg atttcgTTGGCGGACGTGATGAAGGTGAAGCAATTGATGGAGATcattcagaaaatttaaatgattcagCTCGTTCAGATAAATCTAGTCATGCTGACCAGGAAGCAGAAGCAATCgatgttgataattttgacgAAAGTAGTTCAGAAGGATCAGTGGTTAATGACTCAAGGATAGAAGATGTTCAGACAACGCATTATAAGATTGCTGAAGAAGCTCCGTCTCTAGCTGATCAGATGGCcaagtataatttaaaa gttgTTCGCAATGATGGGAAAGTTATTATTCCTGAGGAAAATGGTACTGAGAATGAACCGGAAGAGAATGTCAGTGATAAGTTGTCTCAAGATGCTGTAAAAAATCAtactttgaaaaagtttagACTGATAGAACGAAGAGCTTCTGATGTGTCAAATAAATCATCAGGAAATTCTGTGACAGGATCACCCAGAGAAGTAGAAATAAATTGCCAGGAATTATCAaatagtaaagaaaaaaaaagtagtcagactagttatagagaattaaataataatgatctaGAATTAAAGAGTGATGATAAAATACTGATAGTTGATACTGATGATCCAAacactaaaattatttgtagagaaataaataataacagtcAAGAATTAGGTACTGATAGATCATTTACTGCTGTAGCGAGTGATTTAGTAGAAgtagaaatgaaaaatgaaacaCCAGGAGCTGAAGGTGAAGAAGAGAGTAAAAATATCTTGGAAATAATGAAGAAAGATGAAGAAGCAGTAGAAGTTCCAGATGTTAAGGACATCAAACCCAAGATTAATATCAAACCAACGACCGATCATTCAACTAGGGATTTAGGAAAAAAAGCTCTAGAGACGTTCAAAGAACAGCAATCGCTTACTGTTGAACGTTTGCACGATCTCCATGGGTCACTGATCTCTCGTCCTACTGAGACTACCCGAGCACAGGATCCAGCAGGTCTGAGTACTCCTCTTATGCCCCACCAACAACATGCTCTGGCATGGCTTCTATGGAGAGAGCAGCAGAAACCTCCTGGAGGCGTTTTAGCTGATGAAATGGGACTCGGAAAAACTCTGACAATGATATCGCTGGTGCTGAAAACGCTGCCGGAGTTTAGGAAAAAAGACGAAGGCAGAGGCAAAAACTACCGGAGATATAAATTGCTCAAGTATTCTGGAGGTACTCTGGTAGTTTGTCCGGCTTCATTAGTCTCGCAGTGGGGCCAGgagataaaaaaacattgCAAAAAGAATCAGCTTGTATTTGAATCTTACCATGGGCCAAATCGCGAGATGAATATCAAaagattatcaaaaaatgacatCGTCATAACGACGTATAATTTATTGAGCCGTGAATGCAATAACACAGGGATCAGTAATTTGCTGTACAAAATTCAGTGGGAACGAGTGATACTTGATGAAGCTCACGTTGTTCGTAACCACAAGAGCCAAATGTGCGACGCAGTTTGTCGTTTGACAGCAGACAGACGTTGGGCCATCACTGGAACTCCGATTCacaataaacaaatggatCTCTACGCTATTTTGAAGTTCTTACAGTGCTCGCCATTTGATGACCTTAGAATTTGGAAACGTTGGGTCGACAACAAAGATGACGCAGGCCATCAACGACTCACTACTGTAATGAAGACTCTGATGCTACGACGTACCAAGCAAGAGCTGATGATCAAAGGAGAAATGCAACCTTTGactacaaaaatttcaaacacaatCCGTGTTCCTTTAGATCCTGACGAGCGATTAGTTTATGAGAAAGTTTTGATGTACTCGCGGACACTTTTCGCTCAATTCCTGCATCAACGCTCTGAGAAACACCACATGTTTGAAATGGGCGCTAGATACGATCATCGGTGTCCAACTACTTCTCCTTACATCGCGGGATTCAATAAAGCGCAGCAGCAGTTGCTGGCCCAACATGCCGATGTTCAGTCTCATGACATCCTGGTGTTGCTGCTGAGACTCAGACAGATTTGTTGTCATCCATCTCTGATTCACGCTATGCtggataaaaatgatttagacCCACAAGCTCTTGTTGACGGTGCAATTAACTTCCAATTGTTAAACCAAATAAATAACGTCAATTTGAGAGACGATGCTGGTAATGATCCTGATGACGACGACGAAGAAGAAAGTGGTGTCAGTGACAgagtaattgaaaatttattgaccaAAGACAATCCTGTATTTGATCTCGAGCGGCAGAGTGCTAAATTGCGGTCTATCATCGCAGTCACTAAacagatattaattaaaaaagaaaaagttataatCGTATCTCAGTGGGTGGGATACTTGCAAATTATAGCaaacaatttgaattcaattgaCGGCGCTgcgtataaattatttatcggcAGTACTTCGATTAAAAACCGCCAGAAAATAATCGACGCGTTTAACAGCCCCGACGAGGACCCGCAGATTCTTCTCCTGTCATTGAATGCCGGTGGGGTGGGACTCAATCTTATGGGAGGAAATCATCTGATGCTGATTGACATTCATTGGAATCCTCAGCTCGAGTTGCAGGCTCAGGACCGCATTCATCGGTTTggtcagaaaaaaaatgtctttatcTACAAGTTTATCTGCAGTGACACAATCGAAGAACGCATTGAGAGTCTCCAgcagaaaaaattgaaaatttcaggaGAAATTTTAAGCGGCAGCGGCAAGGTCAGCACCAAACTGACCATTGATGATCTGCGATCGctttttaatatataa
- the LOC130667571 gene encoding peptidyl-prolyl cis-trans isomerase G, which produces MKVNPRVFFDVEVGGLPMGRIVFELYMDVCPRTCENFRALCSGELGLGKTTGKPLHYKGTVFHRVVKDFMIQGGDFSVGNGTGGESIYGGTFPDENFSVHHTKPFLLSMANRGKDTNGSQFFITTQPAPHLDNVHVVFGEVVSGQEVVSHIEDLPVDRMSRPLQDAKIAKCGELVLKVKAKSKKRDKDSSSADSDSDSSTEKKKRKKHKKNKKRAKSEDGELIDSHEEEDDQNTHPLVSVTKIDPDEIPEVPANKFLFRAGPTNNSNQKEFRQQRFGGRDRMRVQRKTGRIFKGRGIFRYHTPSRSRSRSVTPPHWKQAQNRTVKLHELHHKDDQKPEDEFPVISVPKKRRFVENPEDEDEANDKNDAHNDNNVSERKLKKDNYQSSPEGKDRAWKNDEKYYRNPDNNGSNNQYRINFRNRDNMDYRRRDRNREFNRGYPGRFARRDSRDRSRRGRSRSRDHRRSRERGDRRRSRDRRSKRDYSPRKRSPHKSKPDKRSDTEANSKLQSTVEVRSKSKDKKVTSASSSVEKPKFKRRSRSSSSSSSSQHSRH; this is translated from the exons ATGAAGGTTAATCCTCGTGTGTTCTTCGACGTGGAAGTCGGAGGTCTTCCGATGGGGCGAATCGTCTTCGAGCTGTACATGGACGTATGTCCACGTACGTGTGAAAATTTCCGCGCACTCTGCTCCGGTGAATTGGGACTCGGCAAGACCACCGGGAAACCGCTGCACTACAAAGGCACTGTCTTTCATCGGGTTGTCAAGGATTTCATGATTCAAGGTGGTGATTTTTCAGTGGGGAATGGCACTGGCGGGGAATCTATCTACGGAGGAACTTTTCCAG ATGAAAACTTTTCCGTTCATCATACGAAGCCTTTTCTTCTGTCGATGGCCAATCGTGGTAAAGATACTAATGGTTCGCAGTTTTTTAT TACAACGCAACCAGCGCCTCATCTCGACAA tGTCCACGTGGTTTTCGGAGAGGTGGTTTCCGGCCAAGAAGTTGTTTCGCACATCGAGGATCTTCCAGTCGACAGGATGTCGCGGCCACTCCAGGACGCGAAGATTGCCAAGTGTGGGGAACTTGTTCTAAAAGTCAAAGCTAAAT CAAAAAAACGAGACAAGGATTCAAGTTCTGCTGATTCAGACTCCGATTCATCAACGGAAAAGAAGAAGCGTAAAAAACATAAGAAAAA CAAAAAGAGAGCTAAATCTGAAGATGGAGAATTGATAGACTCTCATGAGGAAGAGGATGATCAAAACACACATCCATTGGTATCAGTTACCAAGATAGACCCTGATGAAATACCAGAAGTGCcggcaaataaatttttattccgcgCAGGGCcaacaaataattcaaatcaaAAGGAGTTCCGGCAACAGCGTTTTGGTGGACGTGATCGTATGAGGGTCCAACGGAAGACCGGTCGAATTTTCAAGGGCCGCGGGATCTTC aGATATCATACTCCTTCTCGGAGTCGTTCTCGGAGTGTAACTCCTCCCCACTGGAAGCAAGCACAAAATCGTACTGTAAAATTGCACGAATTGCATCACAAAGACGATCAGAAACCGGAAGATGAGTTTCCAGTCATCAGTGTTCCGAAAAAGCGGCGATTTGTAGAAAATCCTGAAGATGAAGACGAAGCTAACGATAAAAATGATGCTCATAATGACAATAATGTTTCAgaacgtaaattaaaaaaggaTAATTATCAATCGTCGCCAGAAGGCAAAGACAGGGCGTGGAAAAACGATGAAAAATATTACAGGAACCCGGACAATAATGGCAGCAACAATCAGTACCGTATTAATTTTAGGAACAGAGACAACATGGACTACAGACGTAGAGACAGAAATCGTGAGTTCAATCGGGGGTATCCTGGTAGATTCGCTCGTCGTGACTCGAGGGATCGTAGCAGACGTGGACGCTCTCGGTCAAGGGATCACCGGAGATCACGCGAGCGCGGGGACCGACGCAGAAGCCGTGACCGCAGAAGCAAGAGAGATTATTCCCCCCGTAAACGATCTCCCCACAAGTCCAAGCCGGATAAACGAAGCGACACTGAagcaaattcaaaattacaatcAACCGTTGAAGTTCGAAGCAAATCAAAAGACAAAAAAGTAACTTCCGCTTCCAGCTCCGTTGAGAAACCAAAATTCAAACGTCGCTCACGAAGCTCTTCGTCTTCATCCAGCAGCCAGCACTCTAGACATTAG